In the Candidatus Nanopelagicales bacterium genome, one interval contains:
- the rlmN gene encoding 23S rRNA (adenine(2503)-C(2))-methyltransferase RlmN, translating into MTTPPLPGELVLEAPRRGKPAKHLMDLDLAERKEAFKELGLPGFRADQVSRQWLNRLSDKPEEWTDLPADARSTVTDALLPTLLTPVRTIACDEGQTVKTLWRLHDGALIESVLMRYPDRVTMCISSQAGCGMNCPFCATGQGGLQRNLSTGEIVEQVLAGARALERDEIAGGPGRVSNIVFMGMGEPLANYKSVVDSLHRINDPAPAGMGIGARGITVSTVGLVPRIRDLANEGMAVTLALSLHAPDDELRDTLVPINTRYPIAEVLDACWEYVDKTHRRLSIEYALIKGVNDQAFRAEKLARLLEGELVHVNLIPLNPTPGSQWTASLPRDEAAFVRILRNRGVRVTVRDTRGREIDGACGQLAAATVE; encoded by the coding sequence ATGACAACCCCACCACTGCCCGGCGAGTTAGTTCTTGAAGCACCTCGTCGCGGTAAGCCAGCCAAGCACCTCATGGATCTTGATCTTGCAGAGCGCAAAGAGGCATTCAAGGAGTTAGGCCTCCCAGGTTTTCGTGCTGACCAGGTTTCCCGTCAATGGTTGAATCGGTTGTCTGATAAACCAGAAGAGTGGACCGATTTACCTGCTGATGCACGCTCCACAGTTACTGATGCTCTACTGCCGACTCTTTTGACCCCTGTTCGCACGATTGCATGCGATGAAGGTCAAACAGTAAAAACGCTGTGGCGTCTTCATGATGGTGCTCTCATCGAGAGTGTGTTGATGCGATACCCAGATCGCGTGACTATGTGTATTTCAAGTCAAGCGGGCTGCGGGATGAATTGCCCATTCTGCGCAACAGGCCAAGGTGGACTTCAGCGCAACCTTTCAACTGGTGAGATTGTCGAGCAAGTCCTTGCTGGCGCACGAGCACTCGAGCGGGATGAAATTGCTGGGGGACCTGGACGAGTCTCGAATATTGTGTTTATGGGTATGGGCGAGCCACTAGCAAACTACAAGTCAGTTGTTGATTCATTACATCGCATTAATGATCCTGCGCCCGCAGGTATGGGAATTGGCGCTCGAGGTATCACCGTGTCAACCGTAGGTTTGGTGCCTCGTATCCGTGACTTGGCCAACGAAGGCATGGCTGTAACACTCGCGTTGTCATTGCATGCGCCAGACGATGAATTACGCGACACCTTGGTACCCATCAATACTCGCTATCCGATCGCCGAAGTACTTGATGCATGTTGGGAATATGTTGACAAGACCCATCGTCGACTCAGCATTGAATATGCGCTGATCAAGGGCGTCAACGATCAAGCCTTCCGAGCAGAGAAGTTAGCGCGCCTGCTTGAAGGTGAACTCGTCCACGTGAATCTCATCCCGTTAAACCCAACACCTGGTTCACAATGGACTGCGTCGCTTCCCCGAGATGAAGCGGCCTTTGTTCGAATTCTGCGAAATCGTGGCGTCCGGGTAACTGTGCGCGACACTCGCGGGCGCGAGATTGATGGCGCTTGCGGTCAACTTGCTGCCGCAACGGTTGAATAG
- the pyrH gene encoding UMP kinase, which produces MAHTSGSGAVQPSLDGTISTWPSVPVGGWSRVLLKLSGEAFAGGGGLGVDPDVVASIARQIADVVNTGTEVAVVIGGGNYFRGAQLSERGMDRARADYMGMLGTVMNCLALQDFCEKAGIETRVQTAITMGQVAEPYIPRKAMRHLSKGRVVIFGAGLGQPYFSTDTTAAQRALEVGAEVVLMAKGVDGVYDDDPRTNPNAKRYETLTHDDVLTQNLKVADATAISLCRDNDLPLVVFNLLVEGNIARAVRGETIGTLVSTY; this is translated from the coding sequence ATGGCTCACACTTCAGGTTCAGGAGCCGTCCAACCGTCCCTTGATGGAACTATCTCGACCTGGCCCTCGGTCCCTGTGGGTGGTTGGAGCCGGGTTCTCCTCAAACTTTCAGGTGAAGCCTTCGCTGGTGGCGGAGGCCTTGGGGTTGACCCCGATGTGGTCGCTTCAATTGCTCGACAAATCGCTGACGTGGTTAATACCGGCACTGAAGTTGCCGTAGTGATTGGTGGCGGCAACTACTTCCGCGGCGCCCAGCTTTCTGAACGTGGCATGGATCGTGCCCGCGCTGACTACATGGGCATGCTCGGCACAGTGATGAACTGTCTCGCCCTTCAAGATTTCTGTGAAAAAGCAGGAATTGAAACGCGCGTACAAACTGCCATCACGATGGGTCAGGTAGCTGAGCCGTATATTCCACGTAAGGCCATGCGCCACCTTTCAAAAGGACGCGTCGTAATCTTCGGCGCCGGCCTAGGTCAGCCGTACTTCTCAACCGACACCACTGCAGCTCAGCGTGCACTTGAGGTTGGCGCTGAAGTGGTGCTGATGGCTAAGGGCGTTGACGGGGTGTACGACGACGATCCACGCACGAATCCAAATGCCAAACGTTATGAAACCTTGACGCATGATGATGTGTTGACCCAAAACCTCAAAGTTGCAGACGCAACCGCTATCAGTTTGTGCCGCGATAACGATTTGCCGCTCGTTGTGTTTAACCTGCTCGTTGAAGGCAACATCGCCCGTGCTGTTCGCGGTGAAACCATCGGCACTTTGGTCTCGACTTACTAA
- the frr gene encoding ribosome recycling factor has translation MSEQIDEILMDAEERMDKAISAAREDFATVRTGRANSSMFNKVVVDYYGAYTPVAQLASIAIPEARMIIITPYDKGAFAEIEKALRDSDLGINPTSDGNVIRVSLPQLSEDRRKEFIKVAKNKAEDARISIRNVRRSAKDQLDKLQKDGHVGEDDVRRAEKHLDEVTHKHVEHIDEILKHKETELLEV, from the coding sequence ATGAGCGAGCAAATTGACGAGATCCTGATGGATGCTGAAGAGCGTATGGATAAGGCTATTTCTGCTGCCCGTGAAGACTTTGCGACCGTGCGCACCGGCCGCGCAAATTCATCTATGTTCAACAAGGTTGTGGTGGATTACTACGGTGCTTACACGCCAGTGGCGCAACTAGCTTCAATTGCAATTCCAGAGGCGCGAATGATCATCATCACGCCTTACGACAAAGGTGCGTTTGCTGAAATCGAAAAAGCTCTGCGCGACAGTGATCTCGGCATTAACCCAACGTCAGATGGCAATGTGATTCGCGTGTCGTTGCCACAGTTGAGTGAAGATCGCCGCAAGGAATTCATCAAGGTGGCCAAGAACAAAGCCGAAGACGCGCGCATCTCAATTCGCAATGTGCGTCGCTCGGCCAAGGATCAGCTCGACAAACTTCAAAAAGATGGTCATGTTGGAGAAGACGATGTTCGTCGCGCAGAGAAGCATCTCGACGAAGTCACTCATAAGCATGTCGAGCACATCGATGAAATCTTGAAGCACAAAGAAACAGAACTGCTCGAGGTGTAA
- the tsf gene encoding translation elongation factor Ts, with translation MANITAADVKKLRDHTAAGMMECKKALEEANGDFDAAVEILRVSGAAKAAKRGAEREASNGLVVNIDNVLVELLCETDFVAKNEDFLTLANAIAQAVVANNVTDAEGAKAVKIADGRVAADAIGEMAGVIGEKLEIGRVAVLPAPVTVYMHRRSADLPAQVGVLVSYTGSEDAARATAMQIAAMRPSYLTREEVPAETVETERRIAEATAKEEGKPEAAMPKIIEGRVNSFFKDNVLLEQASVVEQKKTVAAVLKEAGTEVTGFARIEIGQ, from the coding sequence ATGGCGAATATCACTGCCGCTGACGTAAAGAAGCTTCGCGACCACACTGCCGCTGGCATGATGGAATGCAAGAAGGCTCTAGAAGAAGCTAATGGCGACTTCGACGCAGCTGTTGAAATCCTGCGCGTTTCAGGTGCTGCAAAGGCAGCAAAGCGTGGAGCAGAACGCGAAGCATCAAACGGCCTTGTCGTCAACATCGACAACGTGCTTGTTGAACTTCTTTGCGAGACTGACTTCGTAGCAAAGAACGAAGACTTCCTCACCCTTGCAAACGCAATTGCACAAGCAGTGGTTGCAAACAACGTCACCGATGCTGAAGGCGCAAAGGCAGTCAAGATTGCTGATGGCCGCGTTGCAGCTGATGCAATTGGTGAGATGGCTGGCGTGATTGGTGAAAAGTTGGAGATTGGCCGCGTTGCTGTTCTTCCAGCTCCCGTCACCGTTTACATGCATCGTCGTTCAGCTGACCTTCCAGCTCAGGTTGGCGTTCTCGTTTCCTACACGGGTAGCGAAGATGCTGCTCGTGCTACCGCAATGCAGATCGCTGCAATGCGTCCTTCGTACTTGACTCGCGAAGAAGTTCCAGCGGAAACCGTTGAAACAGAGCGTCGCATTGCTGAGGCAACTGCCAAGGAAGAAGGCAAGCCAGAGGCTGCGATGCCAAAGATCATCGAAGGCCGCGTGAACAGCTTCTTCAAGGACAATGTCCTGCTGGAGCAGGCAAGCGTGGTTGAGCAGAAGAAGACCGTGGCAGCAGTGCTGAAAGAAGCAGGCACAGAGGTCACCGGATTCGCTCGAATCGAGATTGGTCAATAA
- a CDS encoding phosphatidate cytidylyltransferase, whose product MSDPVGSSAPVRKPRAGRNLPAAIATGVGLIALICLTLFTYRWTFGVLVSIAMVIAVLEFSNAFKQAGIRLERVTVALAAAVMPLAAFWFGLTGQTVVMGITVLAVIFVRIPRGSEGYVKDVTASLFVAAYLPFMASFLMLTLSADNGPLRVLVFVALTVGNDVGGYVAGVFFGKHPIAPSISPKKSWEGLAGSFVLQIALGVAGFVWLLDASWWQGAIAGIVLTITATAGDFAESAVKRDMGIKDMGRLLPGHGGIMDRLDSLIPNAFTSWALFTLFLGSV is encoded by the coding sequence GTGTCTGACCCGGTCGGCTCGTCGGCTCCAGTCCGCAAGCCGCGGGCCGGACGGAACTTGCCTGCCGCAATTGCCACTGGCGTTGGGTTGATCGCCTTAATTTGTCTCACGCTATTCACCTATCGCTGGACTTTCGGCGTACTTGTTTCGATCGCGATGGTGATAGCGGTTCTTGAATTCAGCAATGCGTTTAAACAAGCTGGCATTCGTTTAGAACGCGTGACCGTTGCTCTGGCTGCTGCAGTGATGCCACTGGCTGCATTTTGGTTTGGCCTCACCGGTCAGACAGTGGTCATGGGTATCACTGTTCTGGCAGTGATCTTTGTACGCATTCCTCGGGGCAGCGAAGGGTATGTGAAGGACGTAACGGCAAGTTTGTTTGTCGCGGCTTACCTTCCGTTTATGGCCAGCTTCCTGATGTTGACCTTGTCGGCTGACAATGGGCCACTGCGCGTTTTAGTGTTTGTTGCATTAACGGTTGGAAATGATGTTGGCGGATATGTAGCGGGTGTGTTCTTCGGCAAGCACCCCATCGCTCCGTCAATTAGTCCCAAGAAATCTTGGGAAGGTCTTGCTGGTTCCTTTGTTCTGCAGATTGCACTGGGTGTCGCGGGCTTTGTGTGGCTATTGGATGCGAGCTGGTGGCAAGGTGCGATTGCTGGCATCGTGCTGACGATTACTGCAACCGCAGGCGACTTTGCCGAGTCAGCAGTGAAACGCGATATGGGCATCAAAGACATGGGTCGATTATTACCAGGTCATGGTGGCATCATGGATCGCCTTGATTCCCTTATTCCCAACGCCTTCACCTCGTGGGCGTTATTTACGTTGTTCTTAGGATCGGTATGA
- the rpsB gene encoding 30S ribosomal protein S2: MAVVTMRQLLDSGVHFGHQTRRWNPKMKRFILTERNGIYIIDLQQSLGFIDAAYEYVKETVAHGGTIMFVGTKKQGHDAIAEQATRVGMPYVNERWLGGMLTNFQTVSKRIQRLKELETMDLHKVAGSGFTKKELLMMRREKDKLSKTLGGIREMGKTPSALWVVDTKKEHIAVGEAHKLGIPVIAMLDTNCDPDEVDYPIPGNDDAIRSVALLTRVIADAVAEGLLARANRASGNTEAAVEPLAEWERELLAGAEAAATEAAAAVDAAEAATQAPTA; the protein is encoded by the coding sequence ATGGCAGTTGTAACCATGCGCCAGCTACTTGATAGCGGCGTTCACTTCGGGCATCAGACCCGTCGTTGGAATCCAAAGATGAAGCGTTTCATTCTGACTGAACGTAATGGCATCTACATTATTGACTTGCAGCAGTCACTTGGCTTCATTGATGCTGCTTACGAATACGTGAAGGAAACCGTTGCTCACGGTGGAACCATCATGTTCGTTGGCACCAAGAAGCAGGGTCACGATGCAATTGCTGAACAAGCAACTCGCGTGGGCATGCCATATGTCAACGAGCGTTGGTTGGGTGGCATGCTCACCAACTTCCAAACCGTGTCAAAGCGAATTCAGCGCTTGAAGGAACTTGAGACCATGGACCTGCACAAGGTTGCTGGCTCAGGTTTCACCAAGAAGGAACTTCTCATGATGCGTCGCGAGAAGGACAAGCTCTCAAAGACCCTTGGTGGCATCCGTGAAATGGGCAAGACCCCATCAGCACTTTGGGTTGTTGACACCAAGAAGGAGCACATCGCTGTTGGCGAAGCGCACAAGCTTGGTATCCCAGTTATCGCAATGCTCGACACCAACTGTGATCCAGACGAAGTTGATTACCCAATCCCAGGGAACGACGATGCAATCCGCTCAGTTGCTTTGTTGACTCGCGTCATTGCCGACGCAGTCGCAGAAGGCCTGTTGGCTCGCGCTAATCGCGCCAGCGGTAACACCGAGGCTGCAGTAGAGCCTCTTGCTGAGTGGGAGCGCGAACTTCTTGCTGGCGCAGAAGCAGCAGCTACCGAAGCTGCAGCAGCCGTAGACGCAGCTGAGGCTGCAACGCAGGCACCAACCGCATAA
- a CDS encoding potassium channel family protein — MTQTPAFAHISKWQLFGIIFGSIVRAALGIAVILWALSLVPEQVDGSIALPIVVLCIGIVVYIYIFRRQIHKIQHARFPSLRAIEAMVLIAAAFLAVFAAVYVMQSASNAASFTEPLDHFTAFYFALTVLATVGFGDITPVSDGARLACMLQMAIDIGFIAVMLKVVSSTAQKSILARKSSKPDSESTQS; from the coding sequence ATGACCCAAACACCAGCGTTTGCTCATATCTCGAAATGGCAACTGTTTGGAATCATTTTCGGTTCGATAGTTCGTGCGGCTCTTGGAATAGCAGTGATCCTGTGGGCACTGTCCTTAGTGCCTGAACAAGTAGATGGCTCTATTGCTTTACCCATTGTTGTTTTATGCATTGGCATCGTTGTCTACATCTATATTTTTCGACGCCAAATTCACAAAATTCAACATGCGCGATTCCCAAGCCTCCGCGCGATTGAGGCAATGGTGCTGATTGCTGCAGCCTTCTTGGCGGTATTCGCCGCTGTGTATGTAATGCAGTCTGCATCAAATGCAGCTTCATTTACCGAGCCTCTGGATCATTTCACAGCCTTCTACTTCGCACTCACTGTCTTGGCCACAGTCGGTTTTGGTGACATCACTCCGGTAAGTGATGGCGCGCGCCTGGCCTGCATGCTGCAAATGGCCATAGATATCGGTTTCATTGCGGTGATGCTCAAAGTGGTGTCCTCAACGGCGCAAAAATCAATTCTTGCTCGCAAATCTTCCAAGCCTGATTCGGAAAGTACTCAGTCATAG
- a CDS encoding M23 family metallopeptidase, with translation MNLIAVALATATWLAPIPDALVEQDFDPPTKAWGAGHRGVDFEADPGTEVLAIGAGTVTFVGEIAGKSVVVVEHATLGLRSTYEPVIAIVEVGQVVAAGDPLGETAEIGGHCAGHCLHLGLKGPGKSDYRNPLSVIHRGLAVLKAPTV, from the coding sequence ATGAATCTCATCGCGGTGGCACTGGCGACTGCCACCTGGCTAGCACCCATCCCTGACGCCTTGGTTGAGCAGGATTTCGATCCCCCAACCAAGGCGTGGGGTGCTGGTCATCGTGGGGTGGATTTTGAAGCCGATCCAGGCACCGAGGTCTTGGCCATCGGCGCTGGCACCGTCACCTTCGTCGGGGAAATTGCCGGAAAGTCCGTGGTGGTCGTGGAGCACGCAACCCTTGGCCTTCGTTCCACCTATGAGCCGGTGATCGCAATCGTTGAAGTTGGTCAGGTGGTCGCGGCCGGCGATCCTCTTGGCGAAACAGCGGAAATTGGCGGACATTGCGCAGGCCACTGCTTGCACCTAGGACTCAAAGGGCCGGGCAAGAGTGATTACCGCAACCCCTTGTCGGTCATCCACCGCGGCCTCGCGGTCTTGAAGGCACCCACGGTCTAG